Genomic DNA from Segatella copri:
AGTAAAGGCGAGAATCAATGATGATTCTCGCCTTTACTTTTTGCTTTATCTGTATTATGCTTTTTTAGTTCAGCCTTTGTCACCTCTTTGCTTTTATGGTGTTCTGTTTTATTTATTACCTTTGAAGTAATTTTATTTGTTTCTTTTTTACTGCTGTGATGATTTTCCTTATTCCTGTCAGTAGTTCCCCACTTGTTTGGAAATTCATATTCCGTTTCAGCCACTTCGAAATCAACTTTAGGCAATTTTGTGTCCTCTGGCTTGTAAGGAATCGGTTTTTCCACCCTTTCAACTTTTACAGAAGCTACGCCTTGTGCAATCATACCAATTTCTTTTGCAGCCTTCCATGATAGGTC
This window encodes:
- a CDS encoding septal ring lytic transglycosylase RlpA family protein, with translation MVTKSFITAILAIFSLVPCYGQKHQHGKASYYSKRATGARSASGQRIHHDSLTCAHRFYPFGTHLKVTNLSNGKSTIVKVIDRGPFGRGRIIDLSWKAAKEIGMIAQGVASVKVERVEKPIPYKPEDTKLPKVDFEVAETEYEFPNKWGTTDRNKENHHSSKKETNKITSKVINKTEHHKSKEVTKAELKKHNTDKAKSKGENHH